GGTCTGAACGTCACCCCGTCCTCGGTGTCCATCATGCAGACGTCCCTGAAGATAGTTTCGAGGTGAGGCAACTCGCCCGAGCCAAGACCCAGGAAATCCGCGTCACGGGTGGGGCGATGTGGAATGTCGAACCACAGGTCGAACAGCAGCGCCCCTTTCAGCAGGAACTGATCGGCGTGGGGGGTGATGCTGAGCCGGTACAGCAGGCGTTCGAGGGCATAGCGGGTCAAGATGAGATTGAAGTCCTGCCGGGTCTCGCGAGCGCGGTTGAGCAGGCGGGCCCGCACGGAAGCCGCCAAGTTTCGTCCGTTCATGGCGCACATCCGTGTGCGCCACCCTTCGGGCAGTTTCGCTGTGCAAAACATTCATCCTGATGTTTTGTCATGACAGGCTTTCCATGTACGGGCGCATCACGTTGGCCACCCGGCAGAGCGCGGCGTAGTGCCAGAGCTCGTCCATGCTGACGCGTTTGGCACGCCATGCCTCCTGTAGCGCCTCGAGTGCGACATCGAGGCCGATTTTGTTACGGAACTTGAAGCAGTCAGCCACCGTGCGAGCGACACTGGTCACGCGCACCGGCACGCCATCGATGACATGGTCCTCGACGCCAACGGTCAGTGCCTCGCCTGAGAGGCGCACCATGCGTAGTGGGGGATAGTCGATCTTTGGCGGACGTGCCTTGTTGGGGATGGCCAGCCAGACCTCGAACGGCGACTGCGTCGTGAGGTCGTGGAAGCGCAGCGCCGACAGCAGGCAGACGATGGCATACGGGTGTTTGCGCGCCACCTCGGCCAAGGCGTTGTGTTCCGAGACCAGTCGATCCGGAAGTGCGTACAGGCCACGTCCGACGCGCTGGAGCCGTCCTTGTCGCACCAGCCGCGTGAGGGCAACAGTGGGCAGTCCGCGCTCAGTCAGATCGAGTGGTCGGATGAGGCCGCGCTCTGCGGCGAGATCCAGGATGGCTTTATGAGAAATGCCCATGTGGCCATGGTGTTGTGAAATGCCGGTAATAGTCAATAACTACCGACAAAAAACAACAGCATTCGTCGCTGCACTCTGGTCGGCAGGCGATCGCCGGCCGGCTTCCGGCGTCGGATGGGGGTATTTTGGATGCGGGCGCGAAAGTGTCCCTAAAAATACCCCCAGATTGAGTTGTTAGGGGAAGGTGGGATTCGAGAAGCGCAGGTAACAGGATTTCGCTCGCCCAGGACCCGAAAGCAACGAAAACGCTTTGAATCAGGCCGAATCTTCGGCCGATCGGGAATTGAACTCAGAATTATCGTTATTAGTTGTAGATGGCTATAAAAACCCGCGCATATCTGGCGAAGGATTGATTGCCAGGCCAACCAGTCGCTGAGCCGGCTGGCGGGCGGCCGCGAGCAACCGGTGACAAGAGTGCCGGAATCGGGTAGATGAAGCGGGGCCGTTGAGACAGGTGCGATACCGGGTCTAATTGACTTGGCGGTCGATCCCGGTATCGCACCCCGGGCCGTGCAGAGCACGAGCCCAAACACTATTTCTCGTTTTCCCCTGACAATCAAGTCCTCATCGGCCTGGATCGCCGATGGAGAACTCTGCACGCCTGTACAACTGCGCCCGTTGTCATCGTCAGGTGATGATCTGCAGTGGCTGTGACCGCGGCAACATCTATTGCCCTGAGGGGTGTGCGCAGGTGGCACGAAGCGCGTCTCTGCGGGCCGCCGGCTGGCGCTACCAGCAGAGCCGCCAGGGCCGGCACAAGCATGCCGAGCGGCAACGCCGCTACCGGGCGAGAAGGCAGAAAGTGACGCATCAGGGTTCCCCGGCCCCGCCCCCTCATGATCCACTACCCCCCGTTCCGGCGAGGCCGGCTGGCCGCCGCGGTGCGGATGGCGCGCCGATGATGGCGCCCATTCGCTGCCACTTCTGCGGCCGTGAGTGCGGACCTTTCCTGCGTACCGGCCCGCTTCATCGCGCCACCGCCGCTGCTGCGCTTGGAACAGTCACCCGACAGGGGCCACCAGGCGCCCGGGCTCAGCCCCCTTGAGCCGGCCGGCCACGAGATGAGGAGAAACGCATTGGCCATCAGCAAAGAACAAGAGGCGCAGATCCTGCGCTATCACTACGTCGAGAAGTGGCGGGTGGGCACCATTGCCAGCCAGTTGGGCGTACACCACAACGTCGTCAATCGGGTGCTCTCCCAGGCCGGCATGCCGAAGGTCGAGCGGGCTGCGCAGCCGTCGATGATCGATCCTTATCTGCCGTTCATCACCGACACCCTGGCGCAGTTCCCCACGCTCACCGCCAGCCGCCTCTACGGCATGGTGCGTGAACGGGGCTACCCCGGCGGCCCCGACCACTTCCGCCATCAGCTCGCCTGTTACCGGCCACGCCCCCGGCCCGAGGCCTTTCTGCGCCTGAAGACCCTGCCCGGCGACCAGGGACAGATCGACTGGGGCCATTTCGGCAAGCTCACCATCGGCCGCGCAACCCATGCCCTGATGGCCTTTGTCATGGTGCTCAGCTACTCCCGGCGCATTTTTTTGCGCTTCTTCCTCGGTGCCAAGATGGCCAACTTCCTGCGGGGCCACGAGGCGGCCTTCACTGCCTGGAACGGCCTGCCCAAGGTCCTGCTCTACGACAACCTCAAAAGCGCCGTGCTGGAGCGCCAGGGTGAGGCCATCCGCTTCCATCCCACCTTGCTCGAGTTCGCCGCCCACTACCGCTTTGAGCCCCGTCCGGTGGCGGTGGCCCGGGGCAACGAGAAGGGGCGGGTGGAGCGCGCCATCCGCACGATACGCGATAATTTCTGGCCGGCCCGCCAATGGACCGACATCGATGACCTCAACGCCCAGGCCGAGGCCTGGTGCAACGGCTGGGCCATGGACCGGCCCTGCCCGGAGGACCGTGCCCTCTCGGTGCGCCAGGCCTTCGAGCAGGAGCCCCTGCTGGCGCTGCCCGATAACCCCTATCCCACCGACGAGCGGGTCGAGGTCCACATCGGCAAGACCCCTTACGCGCGCTTCGAGGGCAACGACTACAGCGTGCCCCACACCCATGTGCGGCGCACCCTCACCGTCTCGGCCTCACCCACCGAGGTGCGGATCCTCGACGGCGGAGACGTCATCGCCCGCCACCCGCGCAGCTACGACAAGGGCCGGCAGATCGAACAGCCGGAACACATCGAGGCACTGGTCCAGCTCAAACGCCAGGCCCGACATCATCGCGGCCAGGACCACCTGGCCCAGGCCGCACCGGCCAGCCGGCAGTTACTGATACAGGCCGCTGAGCGTGGCGACAACCTCGGCGCCATCACCGCCGCCCTGCTGCGCCTCCTCGATGCCTACGGCGCCCCCGAGCTGGAAGCGGCCATCCAGGAGAGCCTGGCCCACGGGGTGGCTCACCCCAACGGCGTGCGCATCGCCCTGCAGCGTAGGCGCGAGGCGAGAAACCAGCCGCCCCGGGTGGGAGTGCGCATCGACCACGCGCGCGCCAGGGGGCTGGTGGTACGCACCCATGATCTGGGCGGC
Above is a window of Gammaproteobacteria bacterium DNA encoding:
- a CDS encoding type IV toxin-antitoxin system AbiEi family antitoxin domain-containing protein: MGISHKAILDLAAERGLIRPLDLTERGLPTVALTRLVRQGRLQRVGRGLYALPDRLVSEHNALAEVARKHPYAIVCLLSALRFHDLTTQSPFEVWLAIPNKARPPKIDYPPLRMVRLSGEALTVGVEDHVIDGVPVRVTSVARTVADCFKFRNKIGLDVALEALQEAWRAKRVSMDELWHYAALCRVANVMRPYMESLS
- the istA gene encoding IS21 family transposase, with the protein product MAISKEQEAQILRYHYVEKWRVGTIASQLGVHHNVVNRVLSQAGMPKVERAAQPSMIDPYLPFITDTLAQFPTLTASRLYGMVRERGYPGGPDHFRHQLACYRPRPRPEAFLRLKTLPGDQGQIDWGHFGKLTIGRATHALMAFVMVLSYSRRIFLRFFLGAKMANFLRGHEAAFTAWNGLPKVLLYDNLKSAVLERQGEAIRFHPTLLEFAAHYRFEPRPVAVARGNEKGRVERAIRTIRDNFWPARQWTDIDDLNAQAEAWCNGWAMDRPCPEDRALSVRQAFEQEPLLALPDNPYPTDERVEVHIGKTPYARFEGNDYSVPHTHVRRTLTVSASPTEVRILDGGDVIARHPRSYDKGRQIEQPEHIEALVQLKRQARHHRGQDHLAQAAPASRQLLIQAAERGDNLGAITAALLRLLDAYGAPELEAAIQESLAHGVAHPNGVRIALQRRREARNQPPRVGVRIDHARARGLVVRTHDLGGYDALQSTPPETEDDAQEEPQ